In one window of Polaromonas naphthalenivorans CJ2 DNA:
- a CDS encoding efflux RND transporter periplasmic adaptor subunit, with translation MRSFPSLNHEPIHPEAGRPLRRARWIGLGVLALLLGGAGARAYVNAAHAKSVEERTGRSAIRSVLTTQARAAQGLRTVALPATLRGRNEAALYARTNGYVRSWSKDIGDKVKKGDLLALIDTPEVDQDLAQAQATQEQIKARLALAQSSLARWEGLRQRDAVSQQELDERRAAQQQALADLAASQANVRRLRQMHDFGRITAPFDGVVIKRNVEVGALVAAGSATTTRELFYLAQSDALRLTVAIPQVYAADVAVGKEVSIKLLERPNAPGKGQITRVSGGVDVATRSVQVEVSMDNQRGDFLPGAYVEVALPLSGAAMTLLLSPSTLQFRQDGAQVAVVGEDGKVSLRQVKLGRDLGRSVEVIAGISPKDAIILNPPDTIEEGERVLVRKAPEDKPVPKPAGGASRPAEAKADGDKDAKGGKA, from the coding sequence ATGCGTTCTTTCCCTTCCCTGAATCATGAGCCCATCCACCCCGAGGCGGGCCGCCCGCTGCGCCGGGCGCGCTGGATTGGGCTCGGTGTGCTGGCGTTGCTGCTGGGTGGCGCCGGTGCGCGCGCCTATGTCAACGCGGCCCACGCCAAATCCGTCGAGGAGCGCACCGGGCGCAGCGCCATCAGGTCGGTGCTGACCACCCAGGCTAGGGCGGCCCAAGGCCTGCGCACGGTGGCCCTGCCGGCCACGCTGCGCGGGCGCAACGAAGCGGCGCTCTACGCCCGCACCAACGGCTATGTCCGTTCCTGGAGCAAGGACATCGGCGACAAAGTGAAAAAGGGCGATCTGCTGGCCCTGATCGACACGCCCGAGGTGGACCAGGATCTGGCCCAGGCGCAGGCCACGCAGGAGCAGATCAAGGCCCGGCTGGCCCTGGCCCAGTCGTCCCTGGCGCGCTGGGAAGGCCTGCGCCAGCGCGACGCGGTGTCGCAGCAGGAACTCGATGAGCGGCGCGCTGCCCAGCAGCAGGCGCTGGCCGATCTGGCCGCCTCGCAGGCCAATGTGCGGCGCCTGCGGCAGATGCACGACTTCGGCCGCATTACCGCGCCGTTTGACGGGGTGGTGATCAAGCGCAATGTCGAGGTAGGCGCGCTGGTGGCCGCCGGCAGCGCCACGACTACCCGCGAGCTGTTCTACCTGGCGCAGTCCGACGCCCTGCGCCTGACGGTGGCGATTCCGCAGGTCTATGCGGCCGATGTGGCGGTGGGCAAGGAAGTCAGCATCAAGCTGCTGGAGCGCCCGAACGCGCCGGGCAAGGGACAGATCACCCGGGTCTCGGGCGGGGTGGACGTGGCCACGCGCTCGGTTCAGGTCGAGGTCAGCATGGACAACCAGAGGGGAGACTTTCTGCCCGGCGCGTATGTTGAGGTGGCTCTGCCGCTGAGCGGCGCGGCCATGACCCTGCTGCTCTCGCCCAGCACCCTGCAGTTTCGCCAGGACGGCGCGCAGGTAGCCGTGGTGGGCGAGGACGGCAAGGTCAGCCTGCGCCAGGTCAAGCTGGGCCGGGATCTGGGGCGCTCGGTGGAGGTGATTGCGGGCATTTCGCCCAAGGACGCCATCATCCTGAACCCGCCCGACACGATTGAAGAGGGCGAGCGCGTGCTGGTCCGGAAAGCGCCCGAGGACAAGCCGGTGCCGAAACCGGCAGGCGGCGCCTCGCGCCCTGCCGAGGCCAAGGCTGACGGTGACAAGGACGCCAAGGGTGGCAAGGCATGA